The following proteins are co-located in the Vigna angularis cultivar LongXiaoDou No.4 chromosome 2, ASM1680809v1, whole genome shotgun sequence genome:
- the LOC108327275 gene encoding uncharacterized protein LOC108327275, translating to MSDQQKGLVPVIQELLPRAEQRFCIRHLYANFRKRFSGQILKNLMWRAATSTYPQAWEREMLNIRVVNEEAYKYLIVIPPRYWSRSRFRTQAMCDTLDNNISEGFNSVLVHARAKPIITMLEDIRLYLMKRWATNRTKVAFMDFDVCPKIKKRLMKEFNLSRYWIPSWSARRIFEVRHVSVIGNKFTVDLDNEECSCRKWMISGIACCHAVASMNYSNVDPKTFIPIWFRKSTYEEAYASIIYPVNGHLLWENTSSPNVLPPLKRKILGRPKKKIRMEPWELTKDETQMSVGGQRKKCSICREVGHNKKVCPLRLAIIEPTEPAQAQSSQPLAPSQPSSPQSPHPPQPTQDSIRDLTQPIGRKKLNIRRKDP from the exons ATGTCTGACCAGCAAAAG GGGTTGGTGCCAGTTATCCAAGAGCTTTTGCCTAGGGCAGAACAAAGATTCTGCATCAGGCACCTTTATGCTAACTTTAGGAAAAGATTTTCTGGTCAGATATtgaagaatttgatgtggaggGCTGCCACAAGCACATACCCTCAAGCTTGGGAGAGAGAGATGTTGAATATCAGAGTAGTGAATGAAGAAGCATATAAATACCTCATAGTCATTCCCCCAAG GTATTGGTCAAGAAGTAGGTTCAGAACTCAAGCAATGTGTGATACTCTAGATAACAACATCAGTGAAGGTTTCAACAGTGTTCTTGTTCATGCCAGAGCAAAACCCATTATAACCATGTTGGAGGATATTAGACTGTATTTGATGAAAAGATGGGCCACGAACAGAACGAAGGTGGCATTTATGGATTTTGATGTCTGTCCAAAGATCAAAAAAAGACTTATGAAGGAATTTAATTTGTCAAGATATTGGATCCCAAG CTGGTCTGCAAGAAGAATTTTTGAGGTTAGGCATGTTTCAGTTATTGGGAACAAGTTCACAGTGGACCTGGACAATGAAGAATGTAGCTGTAGGAAGTGGATGATCAGTGGCATCGCATGTTGTCATGCAGTTGCATCAATGAACTATTCaaatgtagacccaaaaactttTATACCAATTTGGTTCAGGAAATCCACATATGAAGAGGCATATGCGTCCATCATCTATCCTGTGAATGGCCACCTCCTATGGGAAAACACTAGTTCTCCTAATGTACTACCACCACTTAAGAGGAAGATACTTGGgagaccaaagaaaaaaataagaatggaGCCATGGGAGCTAACTAAGGATGAGACTCAAATGAGTGTTGGTGGGCAGCGAAAGAAATGTAGCATCTGCCGTGAAGTGGGACACAACAAAAAAGTGTGCCCTTTACGTCTAGCCATCATAGAACCAACAGAACCAGCACAGGCACAAAGTTCACAACCCCTTGCACCTTCACAACCATCAAGTCCCCAATCTCCTCACCCACCACAACCAACTCAAGATTCCATCCGAGATTTAACTCAACCAATAGGaaggaaaaagttaaatattagaaGAAAAGATCCATAG
- the LOC108327812 gene encoding uncharacterized protein LOC108327812 isoform X1 produces MAAATVKLLLPLSFFLLMPSFLPIAVAYRPGDIVPMSRMGQYHSSRTVWHDLIGRHCPIFAVNREVLMPIPKPTGFTGADAYKLSFQVGREKFLIPWLLVVNRKSTEVPMIEVNLRYSGSDLHGVTAKVVDMPHHYVEIHPEIRRQFWDPEHWPKHVLVRYTWKEHSEIDVNSGFFVLFGSGLMLSFILSIYVLQSSRDKFERFVRETVVESNLAGEVVAKVE; encoded by the exons ATGGCTGCAGCTACCGTGAAACTGCTTCTACCACTGTCATTTTTTCTTCTGATGCCGTCGTTTCTTCCGATTGCTGTCGCTTACAGACCCGGCGACATCGTTCCCATGAGCCGCATGGGTCAATACCATTCC TCGCGAACCGTGTGGCACGACCTCATTGGTCGCCACTGCCCCATCTTCGCTGTAAATCGCGAG GTGTTGATGCCAATACCCAAACCCACGGGTTTCACTGGTGCTGATGCTTATAAATT ATCATTTCAAGTTGGGAGGGAAAAGTTTTTAATCCCATGGCTTCTTGTGGTTAATCGTAAAAGTACAGAGGTTCCAATGATTGAAGTCAATCTG AGGTATTCAGGAAGTGATTTGCATGGTGTCACGGCTAAAGTTGTGGATATGCCTCATCACT atgTTGAAATTCACCCTGAGATTCGTAGACAATTCTGGGACCCTGAGCATTGGCCCAAGCATGTACTTGTCCGATATACATG GAAGGAGCACTCAGAGATAGATGTGAATTCAggattttttgttctttttggtTCAG GGCTCATGTTGTCATTCATCCTTTCAATCTACGTATTGCAATCATCGCGTGACAAATTCGAAAG ATTTGTAAGGGAAACGGTTGTAGAAAGCAACCTGGCTGGTGAAGTGGTAGCAAAGGTTGAATGA
- the LOC108327812 gene encoding uncharacterized protein LOC108327812 isoform X2 — protein sequence MAAATVKLLLPLSFFLLMPSFLPIAVAYRPGDIVPMSRMGQYHSSRTVWHDLIGRHCPIFAVNREVLMPIPKPTGFTGADAYKLSFQVGREKFLIPWLLVVNRKSTEVPMIEVNLRYSGSDLHGVTAKVVDMPHHYVEIHPEIRRQFWDPEHWPKHVLVRYTWAHVVIHPFNLRIAIIA from the exons ATGGCTGCAGCTACCGTGAAACTGCTTCTACCACTGTCATTTTTTCTTCTGATGCCGTCGTTTCTTCCGATTGCTGTCGCTTACAGACCCGGCGACATCGTTCCCATGAGCCGCATGGGTCAATACCATTCC TCGCGAACCGTGTGGCACGACCTCATTGGTCGCCACTGCCCCATCTTCGCTGTAAATCGCGAG GTGTTGATGCCAATACCCAAACCCACGGGTTTCACTGGTGCTGATGCTTATAAATT ATCATTTCAAGTTGGGAGGGAAAAGTTTTTAATCCCATGGCTTCTTGTGGTTAATCGTAAAAGTACAGAGGTTCCAATGATTGAAGTCAATCTG AGGTATTCAGGAAGTGATTTGCATGGTGTCACGGCTAAAGTTGTGGATATGCCTCATCACT atgTTGAAATTCACCCTGAGATTCGTAGACAATTCTGGGACCCTGAGCATTGGCCCAAGCATGTACTTGTCCGATATACATG GGCTCATGTTGTCATTCATCCTTTCAATCTACGTATTGCAATCATCGCGTGA